Proteins from a single region of Crocosphaera sp. UHCC 0190:
- the pcrA gene encoding DNA helicase PcrA, with translation MTISSDFLSQLNPSQRIAVEHFCGPLLVVAGAGSGKTRALTYRIAHLISHHQVDPESILAVTFTNKAAKEMKERIERLFAQEMALKNHGKPFNSLAEYEQKKLLSQVYRKTTKRLWIGTFHSLCARILRYDINKYQDKRNRQWERNFSIFDESDAQSLVKNITTKQLNLDEKKFNPRSVRYEISNAKNLGFSPEEYLQENPNYKGRVISEVYNEYQTQLAANNALDFDDLILVPVQLFQQNESVLGYWHHQFQHILVDEYQDTNRIQYDLIRLLSTNGENTKSEWNWQNRSVFVVGDADQSIYSFRMADFTILLNFQSDFGDGLPDEDTRTMVKLEENYRSRENILLAANSLIENNSQRIDKILKPTRGEGEQIYCYKADDERIEADFVIHKIRELININPELNWGDFAILYRINAQSRPFEDILIQSNIPYTIVGGFKFYDRQEIKDSLAYLRLIVNPADTVSLLRIINSPRRGIGKTSMDSLLKASQELEIPLWEIISDETSVNTLAGRAAKAVNKFAKMIQSFQSQLTQLSATEILDQVMEQSGYIDDLKQKGTEESDNRVENIYELYSAIAQYQEDNEDKSLQGYLTNASLASDLDNLQEDQKKVSLMTLHSAKGLEFPIVFLVGLEQGILPHVRSLSDPLSLEEERRLCYVGITRAQEQLFITYARERFVWGSKESKLASQFLKEIPPDLINSNVRPTARKVTHKKTSISQVNNHQWSVGDRIIHHSFGEGEITHILGSGQKTNLAIQFAGLGRKIIDPKTNSITKLD, from the coding sequence ATGACCATTTCCTCTGATTTTCTTTCTCAACTCAATCCTTCCCAACGTATTGCCGTTGAGCATTTTTGTGGCCCTTTATTAGTGGTGGCGGGGGCGGGATCTGGCAAAACTAGGGCCCTCACCTATCGTATTGCTCACCTGATTAGTCATCATCAGGTTGATCCTGAATCGATTTTAGCGGTGACGTTTACCAATAAAGCAGCTAAGGAAATGAAGGAAAGAATTGAGCGACTTTTTGCTCAAGAAATGGCTCTTAAAAATCATGGAAAACCTTTTAATTCTTTGGCTGAATACGAACAGAAAAAATTACTTTCCCAGGTTTATAGAAAAACGACTAAACGACTTTGGATCGGGACTTTTCATAGTTTATGTGCCAGGATTTTACGGTATGATATTAATAAATACCAGGACAAAAGAAATCGGCAATGGGAACGTAATTTTTCGATTTTTGATGAATCTGATGCCCAAAGTTTAGTTAAAAATATTACAACTAAACAACTTAATTTAGATGAAAAAAAGTTTAATCCCCGTTCCGTCCGTTATGAAATTAGTAATGCAAAAAATTTAGGATTTTCCCCTGAAGAATATTTGCAAGAAAATCCCAATTATAAAGGTCGGGTAATTTCAGAAGTTTATAATGAGTATCAAACCCAATTAGCAGCTAATAATGCTTTAGATTTTGATGATTTAATTTTAGTCCCTGTGCAGCTTTTTCAACAAAATGAATCTGTTTTAGGCTATTGGCATCATCAATTTCAACATATTTTAGTCGATGAATATCAAGATACTAATCGCATTCAATATGATTTAATTCGCTTACTTTCCACCAATGGAGAAAACACAAAAAGTGAATGGAATTGGCAAAATCGCTCTGTTTTTGTGGTAGGTGATGCGGATCAATCTATTTATAGTTTTCGCATGGCTGACTTTACCATTTTGTTGAATTTTCAATCAGACTTTGGGGACGGTTTACCCGATGAAGATACCCGAACAATGGTTAAATTAGAAGAAAATTATCGCTCTAGAGAAAATATTTTACTAGCGGCTAATAGCTTAATTGAAAATAATAGCCAACGGATTGATAAAATTCTTAAACCCACTAGAGGCGAAGGGGAACAAATTTATTGTTATAAAGCTGATGATGAACGAATAGAGGCTGATTTTGTTATTCATAAAATTCGAGAGTTAATTAATATAAACCCTGAATTAAATTGGGGAGACTTTGCCATTCTTTATCGTATAAATGCCCAATCTCGACCCTTTGAAGATATCCTAATCCAGAGTAATATTCCTTATACCATTGTCGGTGGATTCAAATTTTATGATCGCCAAGAAATTAAAGATTCTCTTGCTTATTTACGTTTAATTGTTAACCCTGCAGATACCGTTAGCTTACTCAGAATTATTAATTCTCCCCGTCGTGGGATTGGTAAAACTTCGATGGATTCCCTATTAAAAGCTTCCCAAGAATTAGAGATTCCTCTCTGGGAAATTATTAGTGATGAAACCTCAGTTAATACCTTGGCAGGAAGGGCAGCAAAAGCCGTTAATAAATTTGCTAAAATGATTCAATCTTTCCAAAGTCAATTAACCCAACTTTCAGCTACAGAAATTTTAGATCAAGTCATGGAACAATCGGGTTATATTGATGATTTAAAACAAAAAGGAACAGAAGAATCAGATAATCGAGTCGAAAATATCTATGAATTATATAGTGCGATCGCTCAATATCAAGAAGATAATGAAGACAAAAGCTTACAAGGCTATTTAACCAATGCGTCCCTTGCTTCTGATTTAGATAACCTACAAGAAGACCAGAAAAAAGTATCATTAATGACCCTCCATTCCGCGAAAGGACTAGAATTTCCCATTGTCTTTTTAGTGGGATTAGAACAAGGAATTTTGCCCCATGTTCGGAGTTTAAGCGATCCCTTATCCTTAGAAGAAGAACGAAGATTATGTTATGTCGGAATTACCCGCGCCCAAGAACAATTATTTATTACCTATGCTAGAGAAAGATTTGTCTGGGGTTCCAAAGAATCTAAACTAGCCTCACAGTTTTTAAAAGAAATTCCCCCAGATTTAATTAATAGTAATGTCAGACCAACTGCGAGAAAAGTCACCCACAAAAAAACTTCAATATCCCAGGTCAATAATCATCAATGGTCAGTGGGCGATCGCATTATTCATCATAGCTTTGGTGAAGGAGAAATTACCCATATTTTAGGGTCAGGTCAAAAAACAAATTTAGCCATTCAATTTGCTGGGTTAGGCCGTAAAATTATTGACCCTAAAACCAACTCAATTACAAAACTAGATTAA
- a CDS encoding thioesterase family protein, whose translation MSSSPESPQLPPTTAITAKTGLKATTEKWFEYSVRVQPHHTDYAGAVWHGTYLTWMETARVEYLRSIGIDFAELVKLGCDLPVVELSIRYHRALRLGEMAIIKTRMDEMTGVKMYWDCRIESSEKQELSVTAKITIVAVDPEKGKIMRQLPPAVQDALVKSL comes from the coding sequence TTGTCTTCATCACCAGAGTCTCCCCAACTTCCCCCAACCACAGCGATCACCGCAAAAACTGGACTAAAAGCGACTACTGAAAAATGGTTTGAGTATTCCGTCAGGGTACAACCCCATCATACTGACTATGCAGGGGCCGTTTGGCACGGAACCTATCTGACTTGGATGGAAACCGCTAGGGTTGAATATTTACGGTCAATTGGCATAGATTTTGCAGAATTAGTGAAATTAGGCTGTGATTTACCCGTTGTCGAATTATCCATCCGTTATCATCGCGCTCTCCGACTTGGAGAAATGGCGATCATCAAAACCCGTATGGACGAAATGACAGGGGTAAAAATGTATTGGGACTGTCGGATTGAATCATCAGAAAAACAAGAACTCTCTGTGACGGCAAAAATTACCATTGTGGCCGTTGACCCCGAAAAAGGAAAAATTATGCGGCAACTTCCCCCTGCGGTTCAAGATGCCTTAGTCAAATCATTATAG
- a CDS encoding glycosyltransferase: protein MNIKTLFITREAPYPIFGGVRIRNWQNINIMMKLGPVGIFSAANWSLTPNVLSGITLWEHYNVEEQRSRWEQWERRLWWLRPSGHPDADWPYSKLAAQKLADLMTKFQPDIVIFEQVWLSRYLPIIKNYPCHIIFDNHNVEAHLFAQPDRSQEPLTAQLKANLRLAHLKQIEGELTRQSDQVWVCSQEDAHLLGEMYGKETPIYVVPNGVNIDNYQTIRLGQCSPPQDLEKTDHIIFYSGYLSYYPNTVAAELLIDEIYPKVKQKYSDCQLLLVGQFPTKKMLKSAQKDPDIIVTGTVPDVQPYLSLASVMVVPLLHGSGTRLKIIEAFAAGCPVISTAKGSEGIKAKDGQELLIRNTIGEIVEAIEKIWSQPSLRTKLTDNAYKLVQKEYSWEGNCQRIEKALATFFA from the coding sequence ATGAACATTAAAACCTTGTTTATTACCAGAGAAGCTCCCTATCCGATTTTTGGGGGGGTTCGTATTCGTAACTGGCAAAATATCAATATTATGATGAAGTTGGGGCCAGTGGGGATCTTTTCCGCCGCAAATTGGAGTCTTACTCCTAATGTTTTGTCAGGAATTACTCTTTGGGAACATTATAATGTGGAAGAACAACGCTCTCGTTGGGAACAATGGGAAAGACGGTTATGGTGGTTACGGCCTTCGGGTCATCCTGATGCTGATTGGCCTTATTCTAAATTAGCGGCTCAAAAATTAGCAGATTTAATGACTAAATTTCAGCCAGATATTGTTATCTTTGAACAAGTTTGGTTATCTCGTTATTTACCAATCATTAAAAATTATCCTTGTCATATTATTTTTGATAATCATAATGTTGAAGCCCATTTATTTGCTCAACCTGATCGCTCACAAGAACCTCTCACAGCGCAACTCAAAGCAAATTTACGATTAGCCCATCTCAAACAAATAGAAGGTGAATTAACCCGTCAAAGTGATCAAGTTTGGGTCTGTAGTCAAGAAGATGCTCATTTATTAGGGGAAATGTATGGAAAAGAAACTCCTATTTATGTTGTTCCCAATGGCGTTAATATCGATAATTATCAAACTATCAGATTAGGTCAATGTTCCCCGCCTCAAGATTTAGAAAAAACCGATCATATTATTTTCTATTCAGGGTATTTATCTTATTATCCTAATACGGTTGCTGCTGAATTACTCATTGATGAAATTTATCCTAAAGTTAAACAAAAGTATTCAGATTGTCAACTATTATTAGTCGGTCAGTTTCCGACAAAAAAAATGTTGAAATCAGCACAAAAAGATCCTGATATTATTGTTACTGGAACTGTTCCTGATGTACAACCGTATTTATCTTTAGCGAGTGTTATGGTTGTTCCTTTATTACATGGTAGTGGCACCAGATTAAAAATTATAGAAGCTTTTGCTGCGGGTTGTCCAGTAATTAGTACCGCTAAAGGATCAGAGGGAATTAAGGCTAAAGATGGACAAGAGTTATTAATTAGAAATACAATAGGTGAAATAGTTGAAGCAATAGAAAAAATTTGGTCACAACCTTCCTTAAGGACTAAATTAACTGATAATGCCTACAAACTTGTGCAAAAAGAGTATTCATGGGAAGGGAATTGTCAGCGAATAGAGAAAGCATTGGCAACATTTTTTGCTTAA
- a CDS encoding glycosyltransferase yields the protein MKSINIITVDNQHGLTRCSIILSEVLKNAGFQVSVFTVGKASIKHKIHRLTTYIDNFVSNTFRGKPPYDINIFIQDIVPSWLPYARFNCLLPMPEWFRDDGVSLLTNFDCILCCTKLTQEIFHKLGCKTEYISFTSLDQYEQKISKNYDKFFHLAGSNASQKGTKTLIEVWSRHPEWPSIIVRQKKQPFHICAPNIEYITNFLSDEILHQYQNTFGIHLCPSEVEGFGHYIVEGMSTKAVIITTNAPPMNELITSERGLLANYFQTKSQKLGTRYSVYPQALEEKIEEVLGMSYETKKQLGENARNWYLDNDTFFRQRLVEVLKNLD from the coding sequence ATGAAATCTATAAATATAATCACGGTAGACAATCAACACGGATTAACAAGATGTAGCATAATTCTCTCTGAAGTGTTAAAAAACGCTGGTTTTCAGGTATCAGTTTTTACAGTTGGTAAAGCATCTATAAAACATAAAATTCATCGGCTGACTACCTACATAGACAATTTTGTTAGTAATACATTTAGAGGTAAACCCCCTTACGATATCAACATCTTCATACAAGATATTGTTCCTTCTTGGTTGCCTTATGCGCGGTTTAATTGCTTGCTTCCTATGCCAGAATGGTTTAGGGATGATGGAGTTTCTTTGTTAACTAATTTTGATTGTATTTTGTGTTGTACAAAATTAACCCAAGAGATTTTTCATAAATTAGGTTGTAAAACAGAATATATTAGTTTTACGAGTCTTGATCAATATGAACAAAAAATTTCTAAAAATTACGATAAATTTTTTCATCTTGCGGGTAGTAATGCGTCACAAAAAGGAACTAAAACTTTGATAGAAGTTTGGAGTCGCCATCCTGAATGGCCGTCTATTATTGTTCGCCAAAAGAAGCAACCTTTTCATATTTGTGCTCCTAATATAGAATACATTACCAATTTTTTGTCTGATGAAATATTGCATCAGTATCAGAATACTTTTGGTATTCATCTTTGTCCATCTGAAGTAGAAGGATTCGGTCATTATATTGTAGAAGGAATGAGTACAAAAGCGGTTATTATTACCACTAATGCACCACCAATGAATGAATTAATTACTTCTGAAAGAGGACTTTTAGCTAATTATTTTCAAACAAAAAGTCAAAAATTAGGTACAAGATATTCTGTATATCCTCAAGCTTTAGAAGAAAAAATAGAGGAAGTTTTAGGGATGAGTTATGAGACGAAAAAACAGTTAGGTGAAAATGCTAGAAATTGGTATTTAGATAATGATACATTTTTTCGTCAGAGATTAGTTGAAGTCTTAAAAAATTTAGATTAG
- a CDS encoding glycosyltransferase, translated as MIRVIIPVYNGEQFIESCLKVVIEQNCLDVEHIIVDGGSPNIGNCNI; from the coding sequence ATGATCCGTGTGATTATACCTGTTTATAACGGGGAACAGTTTATTGAATCTTGTCTCAAGGTTGTTATTGAACAAAATTGTCTAGATGTTGAACATATTATTGTTGATGGGGGTTCCCCAAATATTGGTAATTGTAATATTTAG
- a CDS encoding metallophosphoesterase, translated as MVSIRLEPLKVERITVAIADLPPDLMGTKLIQLSDLHYDGLRLSEELLTQAIAVSNLENPDLILLTGDYITHQPDPIDELVMRLQDLKSRLGIYAVLGNHDYGYHDAKVRVINALNSIGIKVLWNEIATPFGSDFPIVGLADFWSSEFNPAAVMTQLSPHIPRLVLSHNPDTAEILQQWRVDLQLSGHTHGGQVIIPGLGAAALIIQQIHHYTPKILHPWIPFVNECSRVVKHWQWAQGWHQVHHNQLYVNRGLGTYFPGRFFCPPEITVITLN; from the coding sequence ATGGTATCAATTCGACTTGAACCCTTGAAGGTAGAACGAATTACCGTAGCGATCGCGGATTTACCACCCGATTTAATGGGGACAAAATTGATCCAACTGTCCGATCTTCATTATGATGGTTTACGATTATCTGAAGAATTATTAACCCAAGCGATCGCAGTTAGTAATCTGGAAAATCCCGATCTAATTTTACTCACGGGGGACTATATTACCCATCAACCTGATCCCATTGATGAGTTAGTCATGCGGTTACAAGATTTAAAAAGTCGTCTGGGAATTTATGCGGTTTTAGGCAATCATGATTATGGTTATCATGATGCTAAAGTTAGAGTAATTAATGCCTTAAATAGCATTGGAATTAAGGTTTTGTGGAATGAAATTGCGACCCCATTTGGCTCAGATTTTCCCATTGTTGGATTAGCAGATTTTTGGTCATCAGAATTTAATCCTGCTGCGGTAATGACTCAGCTTTCTCCTCATATTCCTCGTTTAGTTTTATCTCATAATCCTGATACGGCAGAGATTTTACAACAATGGCGTGTTGATTTACAATTATCAGGTCATACTCATGGGGGACAAGTTATTATTCCAGGGTTAGGGGCCGCAGCTTTGATTATTCAACAGATTCATCACTATACCCCCAAAATATTACACCCTTGGATTCCTTTTGTTAACGAATGTTCTAGAGTGGTGAAACATTGGCAATGGGCCCAAGGATGGCATCAAGTTCATCATAACCAACTTTATGTCAATCGTGGTTTAGGAACCTATTTCCCTGGCCGATTCTTTTGCCCTCCCGAAATAACTGTGATTACGTTAAACTAA
- the hpsP gene encoding hormogonium polysaccharide biosynthesis glycosyltransferase HpsP produces the protein MKILQIVPSISLVYGGPSQMVLGLSAALAQQGIEVTILTTNTNGDAGQPPLDVPLGVPIPQQGYHIIYFACSPFRRYKFSLSLLQWLGSHGPDYGLAHIHALFSPISTAAATVARYRNLPYILRPLGTLDPADLQKKRVLKQLYGNLLERPNLAGAAGVHFTTDQEAKISHRYGVKTHDLVIPLGVNLPDKLPPLGQTRKALGIPDNLPLVLFMSRIDPKKGLNFLLAAGENLINQGIKFHLVIAGSNPQDPVYEAQIKQQIADSSLASQTTITGFVQGEVKLGLLQDADLFVLPSYYENFGIAVAEAMAVGTPVVISEGVYIWPDVQQASAGWVTALEIEGLTHALEKAIADPSERQKRGENARKLVLNQYSWSAIAQQMIMNYQSLI, from the coding sequence ATGAAAATTCTCCAAATTGTGCCGTCAATATCCCTGGTTTATGGAGGCCCCAGTCAAATGGTGTTGGGATTATCTGCTGCTTTGGCCCAACAGGGAATTGAAGTAACCATCCTGACAACGAATACCAATGGAGATGCGGGACAACCGCCTTTAGATGTTCCTTTGGGGGTTCCCATTCCCCAACAAGGCTATCACATTATTTATTTTGCTTGTTCGCCCTTTCGTCGTTATAAATTCTCTTTAAGCTTATTACAGTGGTTAGGATCTCACGGCCCTGATTACGGTCTGGCCCATATTCATGCCCTATTTTCCCCTATTAGTACGGCTGCTGCAACAGTGGCCCGTTATCGAAATTTACCTTATATTCTCCGTCCATTAGGAACCCTAGATCCCGCAGATTTACAAAAAAAACGGGTTTTAAAACAACTTTATGGCAATTTATTAGAACGTCCCAATTTAGCAGGGGCCGCGGGGGTTCATTTTACAACAGATCAAGAGGCGAAAATTTCTCATCGTTATGGAGTAAAAACCCATGATTTGGTGATTCCTTTAGGGGTAAATCTACCGGATAAGTTACCACCTTTGGGACAAACCAGAAAAGCATTAGGTATTCCTGATAATTTGCCTTTGGTCTTATTTATGTCCAGAATTGATCCCAAAAAAGGCTTAAATTTTTTATTGGCAGCAGGGGAAAATTTAATCAATCAAGGGATAAAATTTCATTTAGTTATTGCAGGATCAAATCCTCAAGATCCAGTTTATGAAGCCCAAATTAAGCAACAAATTGCCGATTCTAGTTTAGCCTCTCAGACAACCATTACCGGATTTGTTCAAGGTGAGGTCAAATTAGGATTATTACAAGATGCAGATTTATTCGTGTTGCCTTCTTATTATGAAAATTTTGGTATAGCGGTGGCCGAAGCAATGGCCGTGGGAACTCCTGTGGTGATTTCTGAGGGGGTTTATATTTGGCCTGATGTTCAACAAGCTTCAGCAGGTTGGGTGACAGCTTTAGAGATAGAAGGGTTAACCCATGCTTTAGAGAAGGCGATCGCCGATCCCTCAGAACGACAAAAACGGGGAGAAAATGCCCGTAAATTGGTGTTAAATCAATATAGTTGGTCAGCTATTGCTCAACAAATGATTATGAATTATCAATCCTTAATCTAG
- a CDS encoding cupin domain-containing protein: protein MNIKQSKAIANIFELPFQLPFEELFEPLLSTKDLLIERIISTGQTTPSGEWYDQERDEWVILLQGEAQLTYETGATYKLIPGGYLLIPAHQRHRVDYTSSNPPCIWLAIHGHLSPSAN, encoded by the coding sequence ATGAATATTAAGCAATCAAAAGCGATCGCCAATATTTTTGAGCTACCTTTTCAATTACCTTTTGAAGAATTATTTGAACCCCTGCTATCAACAAAAGATTTGTTGATAGAGCGAATTATTTCTACTGGACAAACCACCCCATCAGGAGAATGGTATGACCAAGAGAGAGATGAATGGGTAATTTTGTTACAAGGAGAAGCCCAATTAACCTATGAAACAGGGGCAACCTATAAACTGATCCCTGGGGGTTATCTGCTAATTCCCGCCCATCAAAGGCATCGGGTAGATTATACTTCTTCTAATCCTCCCTGTATTTGGTTAGCAATTCATGGTCATTTAAGTCCTTCTGCCAATTGA
- a CDS encoding glutathione S-transferase family protein, whose product MITSPLSWTELEKLTDFHKDTINGPTNAQACLRLFGSKESDIRVTLYRDNHAWCPYCQKVWLWLEEKQIPYRIKKVTMFCYGQKESWYKGIVPSGMLPALELDGRIITESDDILIALESVFGPLTQSMKDPEVMPLRQLERLLFRAWCSWLCYPTRSPKQDQQNRDKFTTVVAMVEDALSRESGPYFLEEFGIVDVIFTPYVERMNASLYYYKGYSLREENPRFGAWFDAMESRPTYRGTQSDFHTHSHDLPPQMGGCYSNKTDQAKINQNRVDNGPWFGLPDVTYLEPETSRAEALQRVIKHHQNIIQVNPADDQLFDEALRCALTLMMTGETCKPPAGSDQALRYLRDRINVPRDMSIYAAKRLREALEATAGLDGDRQGPAIPLKHRRDQDPVNFI is encoded by the coding sequence ATGATCACCTCTCCTCTCAGTTGGACAGAACTCGAAAAATTAACCGATTTTCACAAAGATACCATTAACGGCCCCACCAACGCCCAAGCCTGTTTACGCCTTTTTGGATCAAAAGAATCAGATATTCGTGTCACCCTCTACCGTGATAACCATGCTTGGTGTCCCTATTGCCAAAAAGTCTGGCTGTGGTTAGAAGAAAAACAAATTCCTTACCGCATCAAAAAAGTCACCATGTTCTGTTATGGACAAAAAGAGAGTTGGTATAAGGGCATTGTACCATCAGGAATGCTGCCCGCCCTGGAATTAGATGGACGCATTATTACCGAAAGTGACGACATTTTAATCGCCTTAGAAAGCGTTTTTGGCCCCTTAACCCAAAGCATGAAAGACCCCGAAGTTATGCCCCTCAGACAACTAGAAAGGTTACTATTTCGCGCTTGGTGTTCCTGGTTATGCTATCCCACCCGTTCCCCCAAACAAGACCAACAAAACAGGGACAAATTTACCACAGTCGTAGCTATGGTAGAAGATGCCTTAAGTCGTGAGTCTGGCCCTTACTTTTTAGAGGAATTTGGCATAGTTGATGTCATTTTTACCCCTTATGTAGAGCGCATGAATGCCAGCCTATACTATTACAAAGGGTACTCTTTACGGGAAGAAAATCCCCGTTTTGGGGCTTGGTTTGACGCAATGGAAAGCCGTCCAACCTATAGAGGGACACAAAGCGATTTTCACACCCATTCCCATGACTTACCCCCACAAATGGGCGGTTGCTATTCAAACAAAACAGACCAAGCTAAAATTAATCAAAATCGGGTAGATAATGGCCCTTGGTTTGGGTTGCCTGATGTCACTTATTTGGAACCCGAAACCTCCCGCGCAGAAGCCCTACAACGGGTGATTAAACACCATCAGAACATTATTCAGGTTAATCCAGCAGATGACCAGTTATTTGATGAAGCGTTGCGTTGTGCGTTGACGTTGATGATGACAGGGGAAACCTGTAAGCCACCAGCAGGATCTGATCAGGCTTTACGCTATTTACGAGATAGAATTAATGTACCGAGGGATATGTCAATTTATGCCGCAAAACGCTTACGAGAAGCCTTAGAAGCGACTGCGGGGTTAGACGGCGATCGCCAGGGGCCAGCCATTCCCTTGAAGCATCGACGGGATCAAGATCCGGTTAATTTTATCTAG
- a CDS encoding DUF29 domain-containing protein, whose protein sequence is MKNSLYDTDFVGWVFTQVQALKDRNPDFLDWDNLKEEIESLGKEQLNAVNSLLKQVIIHRLKLDYLNDNLNKNHWETEINGFVDQIEDRLTATLRNKIDLPKIYSRSKRDLLKQYPKLSIPQDCSYTLDDLLITFD, encoded by the coding sequence ATGAAAAATAGCCTATATGACACAGACTTTGTAGGATGGGTTTTTACCCAAGTTCAAGCTCTAAAAGATCGTAATCCAGACTTCCTTGACTGGGATAATTTAAAAGAGGAGATAGAGAGTTTGGGGAAAGAGCAATTAAACGCCGTTAATAGTCTATTAAAACAAGTTATTATACATCGTCTTAAGTTAGATTATCTCAACGATAACTTGAATAAAAATCATTGGGAAACTGAGATAAATGGGTTTGTCGATCAGATAGAAGATAGATTAACTGCGACCTTAAGAAATAAGATAGATTTACCTAAAATTTACTCCCGAAGTAAAAGGGATTTACTTAAACAATATCCTAAACTTTCTATCCCTCAAGATTGTTCTTATACCCTAGATGATTTACTGATAACCTTCGATTGA
- the arsC gene encoding arsenate reductase, glutathione/glutaredoxin type — MKKVMFVCKRNSCRSQMAEGFAKTLGKDKIEVTSSGLEASRVHPTAIQVMEEIGINITDQTSDPLSDFKAEDYDAVISLCGCGVNLPQDWVLRDIFEDWQLDDPDGQPLETFHRVRDEIKERVTLLIEKLGV, encoded by the coding sequence ATGAAAAAAGTAATGTTTGTTTGTAAGCGTAATTCCTGCCGTTCCCAAATGGCAGAAGGGTTTGCCAAAACATTAGGAAAGGACAAAATTGAAGTCACCAGTTCTGGGTTAGAAGCAAGTCGCGTTCATCCTACAGCAATACAAGTAATGGAGGAAATTGGTATTAATATTACTGACCAAACATCTGATCCCTTAAGTGATTTTAAAGCTGAAGATTATGATGCTGTAATCTCTTTATGTGGGTGTGGCGTTAACTTACCTCAAGATTGGGTATTAAGAGATATTTTTGAAGATTGGCAATTAGATGATCCCGACGGACAACCGTTAGAAACTTTTCATCGGGTAAGGGATGAAATTAAGGAAAGGGTGACATTATTGATTGAAAAATTAGGGGTTTAA
- the arsH gene encoding arsenical resistance protein ArsH — MTNFDHPPRILFLYGSLRERSYSRLLAEEAARIIEEMGAEVKFFHPHELPLRGQVDESHPKVQELRQLSQWSEGQVWSSPEMHGNVTGILKNQIDWIPLNIGSVRPTQGKTLAVMQVSGGSQSFNAVNTLRLLGRWMRMFTIPNQSSVAKAYQEFHEDGTMKESAYRDRVVDVMEELYKFTLLLRDKVDYLTDRHSERKEKQLKSGETS, encoded by the coding sequence ATGACCAATTTTGATCATCCTCCCCGTATTTTATTCCTTTATGGGTCATTAAGAGAGCGTTCCTATAGTCGTTTGTTAGCAGAAGAAGCGGCGAGAATTATTGAAGAAATGGGGGCAGAAGTCAAATTTTTTCATCCCCATGAATTACCTTTACGGGGACAAGTGGACGAGTCTCATCCAAAAGTACAAGAACTGAGACAATTAAGTCAATGGTCAGAAGGACAAGTTTGGTCATCTCCTGAAATGCACGGCAATGTTACAGGTATTTTAAAGAACCAAATTGACTGGATACCATTAAACATTGGTTCGGTTCGTCCCACCCAAGGAAAAACCCTAGCAGTGATGCAAGTTAGTGGGGGTTCTCAATCTTTTAATGCGGTGAATACCCTGCGACTTTTAGGTCGATGGATGCGAATGTTTACTATCCCTAATCAATCTTCTGTAGCTAAAGCTTATCAAGAATTTCATGAAGATGGAACTATGAAAGAATCTGCTTATCGTGACAGAGTAGTTGATGTTATGGAAGAACTTTATAAGTTCACTTTGTTGCTACGGGATAAGGTTGATTATTTGACAGATAGACACAGCGAACGGAAAGAAAAACAACTAAAATCAGGGGAAACATCATGA